DNA sequence from the Pedobacter schmidteae genome:
GTGGACATTGATTTCCAGATTAAAACCTTTGGGGTCTATCGAAAGAAATACAATCTCACCAACTGTTTTTCGAATCTTTAAGCTTTTTATATTGTTCTGAATTTCTGAAATTACATCTTGAAGCTCACCTACTTCGAGCAACTTTCCCGACTGTTCGATGAGGATAGAGAGAAGCGAAAGCCTATTTGGGTTATTACCATGATTTGCACACAGTGCTAAGACAATTTTTTTAAACGGTACTTTAGAACTTTCCAAATTATCCTTACAATACTTAAGATAATCGAGATATTCAGGGACTTGATTATTTGGCTCTGGGTTTTCAATATATTTTTCGTTGAGCCGGCTAAAATAGGCGTGAATATCGACGGTATTCTCTTCGTAGTCCGCAATGCCCATCAAATCAATAAAATTTTCTCCTCCAAAGGACGCAACAGATATTTTTACAAGACGTTCAAGCCGATTTTTTTCACCTGTTTTCATGTATAACAGAATTGCCAATGTCAGGCATCTGTTTGATTCCTTGATCATTCCGCCAATTTCAACGAAGATATCAAAAGCCTCCTCATAATTAATGGCAGCAGTTTTAAACTCTCCTTTTGCCTCAAGTATCGAGCCTCGTTCTTTCAGTCCATGGGCAATCCCATAGCTATAATTTACCAGTTTCGCAGATCCAATCGAGAGATTAATAAGGCGCAGACTTTCTTCCAAATCATTCTTTTCAACGAAAATCTCACTCATTATCCAATGGATTCTGCATTGTTCCTTGTGGATATTCATCTCAACGGCGTGAAAAAGTGCTTCCTGATAAATTTTTAATGCTTCATCAGTTTCACCTGTATCCCTGAATATGTTTCCGTAATTAATCAAGTTCAATATCGCCTTTTTGAACAGCTTATATTTCTGACACTGCTGTACCGCGAGGGCGCCATATTTTTTTGCCTCATCGTATTTATTCATCTGCCGGTAAATCGATGTGAGTGCATTCAGCGCAATCAATTCCAAACCAAAATAATAGTCAGTAAGTCCCAAATCAAGTAGCTTATGTGCATACTTTCTTGACAGGTCTCTATAGCCATCAAAATGATTTAAACTGGAAGCTAAATTCGCCATACTTGAGACCATTCCGTATAGGTTTTTCTGCTTGGCAAAGAGATCGTAGGCTTTTTTGCAGACGTCAGCCGCCTGTTTAAACTGATGAAGATCAATATAGATTTTAGATAGTGAAACCAGCAATGGCCCGGTTTGTTCTGGATCTGCTTCATCATCCTGCTCCAGAATAGAATCGACTAATTCTCGGCCTTGGGCAATTTTACCAGACTCTACCAGATCCATTGCTTTATTCATTTGCGCAACCAAATGTAATCTGCGATTACCCGCCTTTGCGAAAAGCTGGATGGCATCTTCTATCATCATTGCAGCATCTTTATCTAACTGTAGGAATCTTTGATTCTGATAAATACAAAATTTCAAGTAACCTTCGGTAGCCGGGTCTCGTGTTTTTTTTAAAAGTGCGTAGGCAATCTTATTGGAAAACTCAAACTCCCCGCTATTGTATATTTCCGGTAGGATATCAAATCCGAAATCCTCAAGAGCCTCAGGCTCTAAATCTATCAGAAGATAAATAGCCTGTCTGAAATTTTTCGCATCCTTAAAATAATTGCCAAGCCTAGATTTGTAAACATCTAATAGTCCATCAGTATTGGTTTGGTCAACAACAAATTTTTTGAATGCTGGATGAAAAACTTCGATTTTGCCCTCGGTTAATCTATTTACTAGTCTAAGGCTATCAATAAGCTCTACGGTTTTCTGAAGTTCACCACTGAAAAGCAGTTGTGAAACTTCTACAGTGGTAATAGGAAAATGGGCAAGTGAACTAAAAATTACACACTCTTTTTGCGATACATCTAATTGCTTCCAGATAGCACGATGGTATTGATCCACCCCTTTTGGAAAAGGCGATATGCTGTATTGACTAAAATAATAGAGATAAAGTGCATTTCCCTGAGAAGCATCTAGTAACTCATTAATATCGAGTACGTCCAGACTGATATCATATTCCTTAAGAAATTTTTTCGCTTCAGATTTCTTAAAATTCCCAATCGGCACTACCTCAATACTTTCAGCATCGAAGTCTATCCTTAACTGGGAGGCATAGACAAAGGTATTTTGATGTTTTTTTAGGGGAAGAAGTCGTTCAATTATTTTAGTGGCATTCTCGCATTCATCAATAAGAAAAGTAAGTGAGCTATCTACAAGTAGTCCCTGGAGCAACTCTAGGCCATTTTCAATATCAATTTTGTCAATCAATTGCGCTCCCGCGGTGATGTTATATTTATTGATAATATGCAACAGTACTGTCTGAAGAGACTTATTTTTTAAATTAATGTATATAACATCTTTCATTTTACGGGAAAGATGAAACAGCATACAAGTTTTTCCAACTCCAGGGTTTCCTACGATCGCTATTTCTTTATTTTTAGTTAGGATTTGGCACACTTGGTTTAAATGCTCCCTTTCTATCAATCGTTTTCCAGATTGTTCATTAGATAGATCATCTATGTAATTTATTCCAAATTGAATACGCAAGGTTTCCTGATTTGGTCGCACAAATTCTTGAATCGTTCCTTCATTGTCGAGGTAGACGTTTTGCTCATTTAAGGTCCCTTGGTTTATAAAATCGCCATTGATATTAAATATAGAACCAGAGGTTTCCTGCTTATCAATCTTCATTTTTTTCGGGGTTGGCATAATAATTTCCCTGAATCATATTGATATCTCTTCCAGCTGTTTGGCTTCCAATAACAAAGCCTGAGGTTTGGCTTGCAGAAAAATCATTGATGTTTTTGATATTCTGGAGATTTTCTTTTGCCCAGTCACTAAGTATAGGAAATAGATCTGAAGGTGCCTGTTCACCACTGACCTCTGTATATAGTTTATTGATGTCTTGACCCAGTGAACCGGTACCCTTACGTTCACATATTTCCTTGACAAAAGTCTTCGCCTTTTCGGCGCTACTGAACATTTTGTCTATTTTACTAAACAACGGTTTGAAATCTATGTGTTTTTTAAGTGTATCATAAGATGCACTTGCTACAATCTTACTTATTATTCCTGCGTGTTCACTATCCCAAAATTGCAAAAGAGAGGTTAAGATTTCCATATTATTTATTTGAATGTGTTTTAAAATATTTTTCATCCAGTCTTATCTGTTTCTCTATTGACTGTTTGGTGAAAAAAGTAATTTCAGGAAAATAGCTATCGAACGATTCGTGAGTTTCGATCAAATGTTCTAAAAGACTTAGGTCATAGCCAGCAGAATCTGTGTTGACCTTCAAGGGGTCGTTTCTTTTAAGCCTTTCGAAAAGAATAATATTGCAAATGGCTTGGAAGATCTGATCGCGACTATATCGGGCATTAATGGTTTTTGTAATTTCAGACAACCAACCTTCCTCAAAAAAACGCATGTGTGTTAAAGGGAAAAACTCTCCAAGCTTTTTCATTCTCTCCATTATCACATCTTCCCCCAACATCATTTTTTTTGGCGGTTTTTCCTTTTTTAACTCACGATTGATTAAAGGATTGTATAGAGAATCTCCTGTTAGCTCGCCTTCTTTGGAAAACTTGAACTCTGTTTTGACGAAATATCTTTCGCTTTTTTTCCTCACCCTATGACTATCGTCAACAATATAGTATCTTACCGCCACTTTTCTGCCCTTAACATACTTATCTCTAAATAGTCTAAAAGAATGGCTAATACGCATCCCGGCCTTGGATTGGAAAGCTTGGATAGCCATAGGTATAACGTAATCTTTAAGGTGACTGGGCACCATGCGATCTATTGTCAATTTGAGGTCTGGACCGAATGAAAGCAGGTAATCTCCATTCTTCTGCTCCAAAAATTCCATATCAACTGCATTGCTATTTCCCCCCGACCTTTCCTGCCAACCCAACAATGAATCCAAAAAAAGCTCTGCATATTTTTCGTTTTTCATCATAAAACCAAACTCAAATGGCTCCTCATTTCCCTCGCTGTCTGCCAGGTTGAAGTAAGCCAGATCACCACATTCTGCCTTTCTATAATTCTCGACAAATGCAGTATCAAAAAGTAAGGCCATTGTGGGCCGAAGTCCAAAATCTAGTCCAAAAGGTAATAACATATTTTTTCTTGAACATTAAAACTACGAAACTAGAGCCAATGCTACCATACCATTTTATCCACAATCAGATACTGGAAATTCTTACGTTGTTAAAAAATCAATATGTTAAAATGAGAACCATGACATTTTTTACGCTTATCCTAATCACATCTGCTTTTCAATTTTAAGCGGATTTTTAGTTAAAATATTTAACCAATCAAGCCAGTCAGTAACATACTGAACTTCGAGCATGTAGCTTCTACGATAACGGCTCAAAACCTACAAATCCCTGTGCCTTTAGGATTGTAGCGGTCTCTTCATTGTATCTTTTTACCGCTTCAGGATCAAAGTATCGTGTTTCAGTACAGCTACCTTTTTCCTGGTACGTAGCGCCGATGCAGTAGAGACTGGAAAGTACATGAGGCTGGTAAGTGCCTTTCAGAAGGGCCAAAATATCAAATGCAAATTCTGAAAAATACGTTTCCGAGTAGTTCAACAATAGGCTAAAGTAAGAATCCTCTTTGTATTTTAGGCATGTTGAGGTTGCCCAGAATGCTAATGAGGTACTATTGTTCGGTGCTGTATCAACGTTTTCATTTCGGAAAAATATTTTTCCGCTGTCGAGTTTGTATTCTGTTTCTGCGCGGAGTATTATTCCACCGAAGAATCTCCGAATCATTGTGGCGTTCACCAGTTCGTCCAGCGCTGCGAAATCCTTCTCGTCTTCTTTCCTGAGCTCAAAAAATACGGTAGCACAAAAGAAATTTGCTGGAAGATAAAGTTTGCCGTGGCTATTCGGAGAATCGACACGTGCCAATAATGGCTTCAACTTTGACAGTTGTTCGACCGCTTTCTTGGCTGATTGTTTATTGAATGCTGATTTTACTTCGATTACTGCGTGGACATATTCCACTGGGATCGCAAGTGACCGTCCTTGGCCTGAGGAATCGGGATTGTCCTCCACCCATAACACTGGTGATTCCAGCTGATCGTATATGATCACATCGAAGTGAACCATGTGCTCGGAACTCGAAATACCAG
Encoded proteins:
- a CDS encoding DUF6602 domain-containing protein; this translates as MNSKESPLYVQTPSQGWKQFLTAKTRMLAAYDIAKEQGSNSQVKTRHGLVAEAEFRKWLGEFLPKRYGVTSGFIISPGISSSEHMVHFDVIIYDQLESPVLWVEDNPDSSGQGRSLAIPVEYVHAVIEVKSAFNKQSAKKAVEQLSKLKPLLARVDSPNSHGKLYLPANFFCATVFFELRKEDEKDFAALDELVNATMIRRFFGGIILRAETEYKLDSGKIFFRNENVDTAPNNSTSLAFWATSTCLKYKEDSYFSLLLNYSETYFSEFAFDILALLKGTYQPHVLSSLYCIGATYQEKGSCTETRYFDPEAVKRYNEETATILKAQGFVGFEPLS